The genomic window CCCGGGCCATTTTAAGGCTGCCTACATCAGGAGCAACCACTACCAGGTTCTCGATCGGGTTTTGAGTGAAATGATCAATAAAAGCCCGGCTTGCATATAAGTGGTCAAGCGGGATATCAAAAAATCCTTGTATCTGTGCTGCATGGAGATCCATGGTCAGAACACGGTCGGCACCAGCCTTTACCAGCAGGTTTGCCATCAGTTTGGAGCCGATAGAAACACGAGGCTGATCTTTCCGATCCTGCCTTGCATACCCGAAGTAAGGGATTACGGCGGTGACTCTTTTTACAGAGGCTCTTTTTGCAGCATCGAGCAATAACAGCAATTCAATGATGTTATCTCCGGGTGGCGGTGTGGATTGTACAATAAAAATATCCTCTCCGCGAATGCTTTGTTCAAACTTGACGTAGAGCTCACCATCAGAAAATTTCTTAATGGTAACGTCTCCGAGAGATGCTCCATACTCCTCAGCTATAGCTCGCGCTAATGCCGGATTACTGGTTCCGGAAAAAATTGCCAGAGGTGTTTCCACTTATCTGAGGCCTATGGTTCAAGGTTGAATAAACAAAAAGGATGGCATTAGAGTCATCCTTTAATAAAGAAAGTTGCCCGGGGAGGATTCGAACCCCCACTGACTGGACCAAAACCAGCTGTCCTGCCATTAGACGACCGGGCAATCAAAAATGTGTCTTCGACAGACCCCAAAGATAGAAACGATTTTGTAAGCATTCAAGACTAAATCGCTTTTTTTAATACCAGGCAGTCATGGCATCGGCTTTGCTCACAATATGA from Balneola sp. MJW-20 includes these protein-coding regions:
- a CDS encoding ribose-phosphate diphosphokinase — protein: METPLAIFSGTSNPALARAIAEEYGASLGDVTIKKFSDGELYVKFEQSIRGEDIFIVQSTPPPGDNIIELLLLLDAAKRASVKRVTAVIPYFGYARQDRKDQPRVSIGSKLMANLLVKAGADRVLTMDLHAAQIQGFFDIPLDHLYASRAFIDHFTQNPIENLVVVAPDVGSLKMARAYSKKLGATLAFIDKRRPKPNQSEIMNIIGEVKGKNVLIVDDLIDTAGTLTNAASALKERGALNIIATCTHPILSGPAFQRIEDSPIDELLVTDTVPLRQPSDKIKVLSIANIFAEAIQRIHTNDTISALFDN